The following is a genomic window from Lactococcus carnosus.
TTAGCGCCTAATTTACCCATATTAATTGTGGGACGAGCTGTGCAGAGTATCGGTGCTGCCATCTTATTTCCTGTAAGCATGACCATCGGTATTGCATCAACAGCCATTGATAAACGTAATCATATTATCGCTGCGCTAGGGATCACACAAGGTCTCGCTGCTGCATTAGGGCCTGTTATAGGTGGTCTGATCACACAGTTGCTAAATTGGCGTTGGGTATTTTTTATTAATATACCTATTTTGTTACTTGCATGCATCTTTTGTTTGACGAGTTTTAACTTCAAAAATGAAACCGTATTATCTGTTAAAATTGATTGGTCTGGTACTGCTTTCCTGATGCTTGCCCTATTCTCCCTCGTCTTGGCCTTGCTCAATCTAAGTACATGGGGAATTTATAGTCCAGAAGTCATCGGCTTATTGCTAGTATTTATCAGTGCAACATCCCTTTTTCTATGGATTGAAAGTAAGGCGGCATCCCCGATTATTCATCTTGACTTATTCAAGAATAGGGCATTTAATGGTGCTGCCATAACGACGATTCTCAGCAATTTTTTTATGACCGGTGTTAGCGTCTTACTCCCAACTTTTTTTTCTAGAATTCAGGGGATGACGGAACTTACCGCTGCCTTATTGTTGACACCACTGGCGATGATGATTTTTATTTTTTCTCCCTTATCCGCAATTATCTTAGATAAAGTCGGCCCCAGATGGTTGATCTTAAGTTGGTTTCACCTTGATGAGTGCAGGCTATTTTTCACTCTTTCATTTCAATGCGAGCGATTTGTCACAAGTTGTCATCACCTGTCTTTTAATCGGCTCTGGATACGGCATCATAGTGGGCCCTATTGTCGTCTTATCAGCTGCCGATTTCACTGGAGAGCTTTTAACCGCATCCCAAAGCGTCTCCGGTGTCCTAAGGCAAATTGGCATTACACTGGCAATCGCCTTATTCGTGACTGGCCTCACAGCTAATCTGACACATGAAAGTAACCTAATCAAGCGTGATATTAAACAAGCAATCAGCTCGAGCAACTTATCGGCTGATAAACAAAAACAAACGCTGATCAATATCACAAATGGCATCTCAACTCAGCAGACCAATAAACAGATCCCACGTCAGCATGTTAGTACACAAGAAAGACAAGAGCTCATCACCCAGCAAACTGCTTTAGCCTTAAAGTCCTTCCCACTATCAGAAGACAATGCACAGTTAAATACTCAAATAAAAGAAACTGTCACTGAAAAGGTTGATAAAGCAATAAAAGAGACAAACCAGACCATCAATGTATTGATTACTAAAAGTAAAGGCCTGGCAAAAAATGGCTTTTCAAAAGTATTTTCAGATATCTATAGCGCTGCCTTCCCCATTTTAATCCTAAGTTCTTTCTCCTTTTTGCTATTTAAGAAAAAAGATAAGGCAAATAAAATAGGTAAGTAACACATGAAACTAAGTCATGATGGCAATAGAAAAACGACCAAGTATCCAAGATACTTAGTCGTTTTTTCATGTATAAGATACACATAACTAGTAGCTGTTTTTTGCTAGCTATAAGCTATTATAGTTCTTGATAAAGTTTAACCGCATGATCAACAGTAAAGCCATATTCGCTGAAGACTTTATCACCTGGTGCTGAAGCGCCCCATGTGTCGATTGTCAATGTTTTACCAGTTAAGCCAACGTATTTACCCCAACCAAAGCTTGTACCTGCTTCAATTGCCAAACGTTTTGTAACAGTGAGTGGTAAGACTTCTGCTTGATATTCAGCTGATTGTTCATCAAAGATATTTTGGGCTGGCATCGATACAACACGTACATTTGTACCAGATGCTGCAAGCGCTGCCTGTGTATCAATCGCAAGTTTCACTTCACTACCAGTTGCGATAATGATCCCATCAAGGTCTGAGCCAGCTGCTTCAGGTGAAATCACATAGGCACCATGATTCACACCAGCTTCTGCCAATTCAGCTGTATTGTCTAAAACAGGTAAGTTTTGACGTGTCAAAATCAAAGCAGTTGGTCGTTTTGTTTCTGTTACAGCACGACGCCAAGCAGCAATCACTTCGTTACCATCTGCTGGACGAATGACATTTAAGTTAGGCATGGCACGAACACTTGCCAGTTGTTCTACTGGCTCATGCGTTGGGCCATCTTCCCCAACAGCGATAGAATCATGTGTGAACACATAGACCGTCGGTACTTCTTGTAGGGCTGCCATACGAACTGCAGGTAACATATAGTTTGAGAAGACAAAGAATGTCCCACCATACACACGTGTCCCACCATGTAGAGCAATCCCGTTCATGGCTGCTGCCATCGCAAATTCACGGACACCAAACCAGATGTTACGGCCTGCGTAGTTGCCAACTTCAAAGTCTGTTTCTACTTTAACCATGGTATTGTTCGATGCAGATAGGTCTGCTGAACCACCCCATAAATTAGGCATTTGTTGTGACAGTTGTTGGATTGTTTCTTGTGAAGTCACACGGCTAGCTGCTGAAGTGCCAAGCTCATACTTAGCCAATTCAAGCTCTGGTGTCACATTGTTAAAAGCATCTGCGTATTGCTTAGCCAATTCAGGGTAGGCTTTTGCATAAGCATCAAATGTTTTACGCCAGTCAAGCTCCAAAGCTTCTCCGCGATCGCCAAGTGTTTCTTTGAAGCGAGTCGCTACTTCTTCAGGTACTGTAAATTCAGGATAGTCCCAGCCGTATGCTTTTTTAGCAAAAGCAACGCCTTCAGCACCTAATGGTGCACCGTGAACGCCAGATGTCCCTTGTTTTTCAGCACCAAACCCAATGATTGTTTTCACTTCGATAATCGTTGGTTGGTCTAAGTTAGCTTTGGCAGCAGTAATTGCTGCTTCGATGGCTGCTAAATCGTTACCATCTGTCACTAGGATATGTTGCCAACCGTAAGACTCAAACCGCATTTTGATATCATCTGGGAAAGATTTTGAGATTGGGCCATCTAGAGAGATATCATTACTATCATAAAAGAGAACAAGTTTACCCAGCTTAAGTTGTGATGCAAGTGATGCTGCTTCTTGAGAAACACCTTCCATCAAGTCACCATCACCATTTAAGGCATAAGTATAATGGTCAACAATCTCATAGCCAGGACGGTTATAGGTCGCAGCTAAATGCGCTTCAGCCATAGCAAGACCAACTGCATTTGCAATCCCTTGTCCAAGTGGCCCTGTTGTCGCTTCAACACCATCAGTCCAATCGACTTCTGGATGACCAGGTGTTTTACTATTCCATTGGCGGAAGTTTTTGAGATCATCGATCGATAGCTCATAACCAGCCAAATGAAGGAGCGAGTAAAGCATGGCAGACCCATGACCTGCTGATAAAACGAAACGGTCACGATTTGACCACTCACGATGTGTTGCTGGGTTAACATTTAGGAAGTTGCGCCAAAGTACATAAGCCATAGGTGCAGCACCCATAGGAAGCCCTGGATGACCAGAGTTTGCCTTTTGGATGGCGTCAATAGATAGCGTACGGATCGTATTGACCGCGAGTTGATCTGTGTTGTCAAATGTCATGTTATGATAGCCTTTCAAATTTTTAATGCTAAGAAAATTATACCATATTTTTGGCTATAAATTTCACAAGAAAGCCTATATAGGCTAAAAATGTGATATCGCTTACATTTTTATGAACAATTTCGTATGATTTACTATAAATAGGCATATACCATCACTTACATCGGCCTACTGATAATCTGACAACCTGCTATGAAAATATAATCTAGTACCTTATAAAATCAAAAAAAGCACTAGCCATATAGGCTAGTACTTTTATAAGTCGTGTTTATAGAGTATCACGTAAGCCTTTATCAAACTGGGCTTTTTTCGACTTTTCAGGTGTGATATCATTGCCGTCAGGATCGACGACTTTGATTGATTCTACATGATGGCGCAAACTTGATTTGACACCAGAGATGTAGGCTTGTCGTAACTCAGCCTGTTCTACTTTTTCATCAGCTGTTAGACCGACCGTTTTTTTCTTTCGTGCCAATTCATTAATGCGTTCTATATCTTGAGGGGTTACCATCTTTTTCCTCCTATTTTCTTTATCTTATTTTGTCAGGATACGTCTGAAATCTGCAAGTTGACCAGCCTTAGCGGCGATATCAGCTAATAGACTCAAGCGATTATGTTTCAGCGCTTCATCATCGATCATGACCATGGTATTGTCAAAAAATGCTGTGATCAAATCGGATAGTGAGAACAAGGCTGTAAGCTTTTCTGCGCTAGTCCCAGTTAAGACTAGCTTCTGCTCAGCTGTAAATAGAGCCTTTTCAAACTCATTTTCAAGTGTCGCTTCAGTTACAGATGGTGTTGTTGTTAATTTACTTGCTAGGTTAACAACACGCGCCAAGTTCTCGACTGATGTTTTAAAATCGGCATCAGATACTTTATCGTCTAAGGCTTTAGCCGTCTCAGTCAAGTAAGTGACATCTAGTGACCCTGTCGCAAGCACTGCTTCTATCAAGTCATAACGGGCAACACCTTCGAGCATTTTAGCAACACGACCATTAATAAACTGCATGACCTCATCTTGTTTAGCGTAAGTAAAGCCATCAACATCAAGCGTATAAAGCTCACTAATCAGGCTAGGTAGGGCGATATCCCAATTTTGACTCTCGATAATGCGTAGGATACCAGCTGTAGCACGACGCAAAGCATAAGGATCGTTTGACCCACTCGGGATTAACCCAACAGTAAAGAAGGCAAGGATGGTATCCAACTTATCTGCCATGGCAAGCACAGCACCCATCTCCGTTTCTGGTAGGGCGCCATCAGCTGATGTAGGCAGATAATGTTCCCGAATACTTGTCGCTACTTGCGCATTTTCACCTGCTAATAAGGCATATTTTTCACCCATCACGCCTTGCAGTTCATCAAATTCACCGACCATGCCTGTTAAGAGGTCAAATTTATAGATATCTGCAGCACGTTCTAGTTTTGTATCATAGTCGGCTGATAAGTTAGCAGCCTGACGAATTTTCTTAGCAATGGTCTTAACGCGATGCATATGTGCATGAACAGAGCCAATTTTTTCATGGAAGGTTACTTTTTTCAGTTTTTCAACTAAATCAGCGATCTTAAGCTTTTGGTCTTCTTTCCAGAAAAATTCTGCATCTTCAAGACGGGCAACTAATACTTTTTGATTCCCTTTAGCGACATTGTCGATATGAACTGCATTACCATTTCTGACTGAGATGAAGTTTGGTTGTAATTGACCAGAAAGATCACGCACTTCAAAGTAACGTTGGTGCTCACGCATCGAGGTAACTAATACTTCTTCAGGGACATCCAGATATTTTGCATCAAACTCGCCAACAAATGCTGTCGGATACTCCACAAGATTTGTTACTTCTTCAAGTAAACTAGGTAAGAGATAAATCGTCCAGTTATTGTCTTTGGCGATTTTTGCAATTTGCGCTTCAATCTGCGCTTTTCTTGCTGCAGCATCTGCAACGACAAATGCCTCGTTTAGACGTGGTGCGTAGTCTAGAGCGTCATCAAGCATGATCTGGCCGTCAAATAAGAAACGATGGCCATAAGTGATTTTATCTGCTGTCACATCAAGCAAGTCAAATGAGACAACTTGTGCGTCAAGTAAACTAACAATCCATTGGATTGGGCGAACAAACAAGAAATTGTTATTAGCCCATTTCATGTAAGTTGAAAATTGCATCTTGCTGATGACATCACGCCCAACTGACGTTAAAATATCAGCTGTAGCTATACCAGCGATATGTTTATTGGCATAGTAATAGTCGCCTTGCAAAACAAGGTCGTCTGGTGTGACACCTTGTCCACGTGAAAAGCCTTGAATCGCTTTTGACCAGTTACCTTCGGCATCTTTGGCAATCTTAGCAGAAGGCCCCTTCACTTCTTCATCGATAGCTGCTGAAGCATCTGCTAATCCTTTGACCAAAACAGCTAAACGACGAGGTGTCGAAAACTGAGTCATCGTCTCAAATGCCAGACGATTTTCTGATAAGAAGTCTGTCATACGGGTTTCAAGTTGCGTAGCTGCTGCACTGACAAGATGTGCTGGCATCTCTTCCAAACCAATTTCAAGTAGATAATTTGCCATTATTTGTCACCTCCAGCAACTTCAGTGTATTTACCGTTTTCTCCGAGATATTTATCGCGTAAGTCAGCATCTTTGAGCAATGGGAAGCCAAATTTTGCACGTTCATTAATAAACGTCCGCGCCACTTTTCTAGCCATAGTCCGCACGCGGTGTAAATAGCCAGCACGTTCTGTTACAGAAACTGCACCACTCGCGTCAAGTAAGTTAAAAGTATGACTTGATTTCAAAATAAAGTCATAGGCTGGATGTACCAAGCCTAAATCAAGGAGTTTGATTGCTTGTGCTTCATAAGTATCAAATAGATTTAAGAAGACATCTGTATCGATTTTCTCAAAAGCAAATTTAGAATGTTCATACTCTGGCTCTGTAAAGATATCGCCATAGAGCACGCCATTTCCCCACTCAAGATCATAGACAGATTCCACTTCTTGAATATATGAAGCTAACCGTTCAAGACCATAGGTAATTTCTGATGTCACAGAATCCACTTCAATGCCACCAACTTGTTGGAAGTAAGTAAACTGTGTCACTTCCATACCATCTAGCCAAACTTCCCAGCCGATACCAGCAGCACCCATAGACGGGTTTTCCCAGTTATCTTCAACAAAGCGGATATCATGTTCCAGTGCATTAATTCCTAAGGCAGCCAAACTATCTAAATAGAGTTGTTGGATGTTCTTAGGACTCGGTTTCATAACAACTTGAAACTGATGATGTTGAAACAGACGGTTTGGATTTTCACCATAGCGCCCATCTGCTGGGCGACGTGATGGTTGCACATAAGCCGCATGCCAAGGTTCTGGACCATTGGCGCGTAAAAAGGTATAAGGTGACATCGTCCCAGCACCGACCTCATTATCGTAGCCTTGCATCAGGTTTGCCCCTTGCTCGCTCCAAAAGTTTTGAAGCGTTAGAATAATTTCTTGAAATGATAATTTTTTAGACATTATTTCCTCCATCGTATAGGTCTCATAGCGAGTTAACGTTTTGTTGCTAATAGCATTCAGAATACAAAAAAACGTCCTGATGCCTCAACACAAAGTGTGATCACATCAGGACGCCTTATAGACGCGGTTCCACCTGAATTCTTGGTTAAACAACCAAGCGCTCATATTAACTTTAAGCTCCACCGCGCCACCGGATTCATTGCTTTTTTATAGTATACCTTATTTTGTAATGTTTGACAACTTATCTGACACATCATGATCTCAAATCTATGATCACGTAAATGTTTCAAAGTGAGATTTAATAATTTCTCTTGTTGATCATATATATGTTGACTAGCACTTGGCTTGATAGTTTAAGATTATCTTGAAATCCTCAACTTATAGAGATATGTTCATGACTCATTTCTAAACTAAAAGTACAGCTCTATCTCTCTCTATTTCCTTCTAGCACTAATCGCCATCCACAAGTGGCATTTTATATTTGTTAACGGTATCTCACCAAAATTTGTGCAAAATTTAGCATTATTTTCACAGTTTGGGTTTCTTATTAAATGTCACTCATATATATTATTATTGAGCATATCATTGCAATAAAATCAACTTTTTTAAATCACAAATAACGGTTAGGTAAAAAGTTTTTTCGGAAAATTCATTCAATAATTACCATATTTTATATAAATAGTGATTGAAATGACCCATCTTACCATAATAATCATTATAGTTCTTAATAAACTCCCCTGAAAGGTCTCAGTAATACCAAATTTAACATCAGCAAAAAAAATCTAAAATTAAAATATCCGAATTGCTGGCAATCAATTTTTAAACTGTTTCAGAAAATAATTTTTCTCTATCATACTTTATCGGAACACTCATTACACTAATCAAGGAGACTTTTGAATCCACTTTTTATAATGTGCAATTTTCTGACAATTCCAGTACCTTATCAATTGGTAATAACTCTAAATTCTTATCAGCTCCTAGTACGGCTAGTTTTTATTAATAGCGTTCTTTCATCAGATTAACGTTTTTTGCACAAATTAAAAACTATATGTAGTAGACATATTACGATATCATTGACAATAAGAGACTTGCTTAACATCTTAATTAACTGTTTCTAATCCTTCAATAAAATTGGCAATCTGATTAGCACAGCCTTTATCTGAAATATTTACATATTTTTTGAAAAATTGATTTGCTTTTTCCAGATTATAACATTCTTTATCTATTGCACGATTCAGGTCAAGAGCAGTTTTATAGATATCACCTGGAATTTCTTTCACATAATCAAAGTAAAAATCTCGTTCATCCACATAACCATCTAAGTCAAATGAAAAATAAAAGACAGGTTTTTCCAAGGAAATAAATTCATAAATCAAAGAAGAATAATCACTGACCAGATAGTCACAAACAATAGCTAAGTTAGCTGATGTCTCTTTTTCAAGAACAATGACATCGGCCAATTCAATGCCACTATCATAGAATTGTTTTAAGGTCTTTGGATGGAATTTTATGATTAAATTATACTTATTATGATCAAATGTATTCGACCAATCTATTACATTTGCAAATAATTCATCATTATCTGATCGCCATGTGGGTGCATATAAAATATTTTTTTTACCATTTACAAGAAAAGAATATTTTTCCTGTAAACGTTTAGTTGTTTTCTTTTTATACGTATCGCTAAAAAGATTATCTATTCTTGGTAAAGTTTGAATAATAATATGATCTTCGGAGTAATCAAATAGTTCTGCTATTGATTGTCGACACGATTCACTGGAAGCAAATATATAATCATAATTATGATGGACTTTTAAAAACCTCATAATTAGACTACCATGACCACCTTCATTTTTGCCAAGAATAGAATATCCAGTTTTTTTCATTAATCCGATTGCATGCCAAATTTGAATAACTTTAGGCTTATTCGGATATTTAAATAAAGAAACTGGCATACAGTACGAATCTATAATGACAACATCAGCATGCCGAATTAACCTAATCTGCTCAAAAAAAATCGGAATATAGCTTAAAAAACTCCCTAAAGAAAATTCTACCCTTTTACTAGAAAAAACGACCTCGTGTTCTTCCTGTAACTTATTTGCAATTAATTTAAAATCAAGAGGAACACTATCAGATTGCCTCGAAATAAATAAAATATTCACCTGCTTAACCTATCCTTTTTTATGTCCAAATTTAATAATTTATTGATGATTTTGTCACTCGCTTGATTGATATCTTCAATAAAATATCGCTTACGAAAATCAGAAATTTTATCCATCTCAAAATTTCCATGTTGCAACACATCTAATACTTCTGAAAATGTATCACATACATTACCAGGTGCACTTGATTTTACCGACATATGAACACCTCTTGTCTCTTCATACAAAATCCTATCATATGTATAAAATATAATGGGTTTATCAAACAGGGTAAACTCATAATAAGCAGAAGAATAATCTGTTATTAATATATCAGTCAAATACAACAATTCATTCAACTGATACTGATCTGTTAAATTGATGATCCTATCTTGATATTTCTCTAAATTAGGTAATACTCGCTGTTGATAGCGTATACGATTTTCATTATAATCAATTTTATTTAAATAAAATTCTTGGCTATAATTTGTATAAGGGTGCAATTTGATGATAAAAACATAGTCATCTCCTAGTACCTCATTTAGTCTATCAAAGTCGATTTTGCTAAAGTTATAGTAAGCATCACGCTGACCTTCACCACGATAAGTAGGTGCAAATAAAATGATTTTCTTGTTTTTCAACTGTTCATACGCTTTAGTGTATTTTTTTCTAACAGTGTTGATCTTTTGATCATCTAAAAAATTTTCTAACCGACTCATCCCATAAGGTAGAAATGACTCCTGACCAATGCCAAAAACTTCTTGATAAATTTCTATGGCATTGGGTGAAGGAGATAAGGCATACTGATATTTTCGATGTGAACTGAGATAGGGATGTGGTGAGCCTTTCTTACCAAATCTAGCATAACCAACTGCCTTAAAGCCGATACCAGCATGCCATAATTGAATGATTTTTGTCTGTTTATTGACCTTCAAATAATTTAAAGTGGGAGAATAGTTATCTAAGAATATATAATTAGCCCATGCAAATTGCCAAATAAATTTAAGCCATTTATAGTTAGACTGTTTTTGTTTAAGCGTTTCTCTAGTCATCACTTTAATTTTATAGTCTAAATTCTGACCTGTTTCATATAACTTATTCTTAAAAAAATCAAGATTGCCATTTAATGTGTCAGAAACTTCACTTAAAATCAAAATATGTCTCTTTTTAAAAAACATAAAGCTACTAAAGAGTAAATAAGCGCTATTCATAAACCAAACATTAAGTGCTGTAGTAAGACCGTAGCTTGGTTTTTCTGGATGACTATTTTCTGCAACGGCTGCAATCATCACTATAGGGGTCATATGTTCATCGTCTATTGACTCTACAAATAATTTGACCAAATAAGTCATTTGGTCAGATAATCGGATTACTCTGTCAAATTTTGCTAATCCAGTAGCAAGCTTATCATCAATTGTGACAGTTTCAATATTTTCAGATTCTCCTATACTACCTGATGATGCCAGATAAAAATATTGCTTACCTGAAACCTTTAAATCTCGTGTAAAATCAACGACGACTTCATTTTTAAAGGAAGTCTTACCAAATGTTTCCTTAACACCAAGTTTATCGAAGCTTATGAGTTCAACACTGACTTCCTCCACGTCTGAGCAAGTTAGATGTAAGGTCTTATCTTGCCAATGAATAGTGGTTAATGACATTTTAGCGTGTTGATAATTTAAGCTTTCTTGCTTCACCCCATCTTTCCAAAAAGTAGATAACAGCATAAGAAACCTATTCTCTTCTAAAAATTCGAGCGTATATAGTTTAGCACCTTGATTATATGGAAATATTTTTGTTAGTTCTCCCGCTTTGATTTTCCGGTTGATAGATTTTGAAATGCCAAACTGACTGAATAGCCCCATCTCATTAATATATCCAATTGCATAGCATCCCCTATCAATAAACCGGCGATGACTAAAATTGGTCACATTAATTTTAAAAATAGTTTGATCATCTGTCATTTTAAATGCTGCATATCGTAAGGTATGCCCCATGCTAATCACAATCTCAGCTGGCACTATTTTGTTCAATTTAAAATAAATATAAATATTATCCCAAAATATTTCCTCAACCAAATAGTCGTTAGTCATTATGCCTCATTAATCTTATTAAGCTATCCTGTAACGTCATACTGACACACCAACCAAGCTTTAATAATTTGGTGTTATCAATTTTGTTAATTCTATTTGGTGGATATTTTGTTATATCACCAATACCTGTTCTAATCTCAATCGTACTTTTAGCAACTTCTCTAATCAGTT
Proteins encoded in this region:
- the tkt gene encoding transketolase → MTFDNTDQLAVNTIRTLSIDAIQKANSGHPGLPMGAAPMAYVLWRNFLNVNPATHREWSNRDRFVLSAGHGSAMLYSLLHLAGYELSIDDLKNFRQWNSKTPGHPEVDWTDGVEATTGPLGQGIANAVGLAMAEAHLAATYNRPGYEIVDHYTYALNGDGDLMEGVSQEAASLASQLKLGKLVLFYDSNDISLDGPISKSFPDDIKMRFESYGWQHILVTDGNDLAAIEAAITAAKANLDQPTIIEVKTIIGFGAEKQGTSGVHGAPLGAEGVAFAKKAYGWDYPEFTVPEEVATRFKETLGDRGEALELDWRKTFDAYAKAYPELAKQYADAFNNVTPELELAKYELGTSAASRVTSQETIQQLSQQMPNLWGGSADLSASNNTMVKVETDFEVGNYAGRNIWFGVREFAMAAAMNGIALHGGTRVYGGTFFVFSNYMLPAVRMAALQEVPTVYVFTHDSIAVGEDGPTHEPVEQLASVRAMPNLNVIRPADGNEVIAAWRRAVTETKRPTALILTRQNLPVLDNTAELAEAGVNHGAYVISPEAAGSDLDGIIIATGSEVKLAIDTQAALAASGTNVRVVSMPAQNIFDEQSAEYQAEVLPLTVTKRLAIEAGTSFGWGKYVGLTGKTLTIDTWGASAPGDKVFSEYGFTVDHAVKLYQEL
- the glyQ gene encoding glycine--tRNA ligase subunit alpha; translation: MMSKKLSFQEIILTLQNFWSEQGANLMQGYDNEVGAGTMSPYTFLRANGPEPWHAAYVQPSRRPADGRYGENPNRLFQHHQFQVVMKPSPKNIQQLYLDSLAALGINALEHDIRFVEDNWENPSMGAAGIGWEVWLDGMEVTQFTYFQQVGGIEVDSVTSEITYGLERLASYIQEVESVYDLEWGNGVLYGDIFTEPEYEHSKFAFEKIDTDVFLNLFDTYEAQAIKLLDLGLVHPAYDFILKSSHTFNLLDASGAVSVTERAGYLHRVRTMARKVARTFINERAKFGFPLLKDADLRDKYLGENGKYTEVAGGDK
- the glyS gene encoding glycine--tRNA ligase subunit beta; amino-acid sequence: MANYLLEIGLEEMPAHLVSAAATQLETRMTDFLSENRLAFETMTQFSTPRRLAVLVKGLADASAAIDEEVKGPSAKIAKDAEGNWSKAIQGFSRGQGVTPDDLVLQGDYYYANKHIAGIATADILTSVGRDVISKMQFSTYMKWANNNFLFVRPIQWIVSLLDAQVVSFDLLDVTADKITYGHRFLFDGQIMLDDALDYAPRLNEAFVVADAAARKAQIEAQIAKIAKDNNWTIYLLPSLLEEVTNLVEYPTAFVGEFDAKYLDVPEEVLVTSMREHQRYFEVRDLSGQLQPNFISVRNGNAVHIDNVAKGNQKVLVARLEDAEFFWKEDQKLKIADLVEKLKKVTFHEKIGSVHAHMHRVKTIAKKIRQAANLSADYDTKLERAADIYKFDLLTGMVGEFDELQGVMGEKYALLAGENAQVATSIREHYLPTSADGALPETEMGAVLAMADKLDTILAFFTVGLIPSGSNDPYALRRATAGILRIIESQNWDIALPSLISELYTLDVDGFTYAKQDEVMQFINGRVAKMLEGVARYDLIEAVLATGSLDVTYLTETAKALDDKVSDADFKTSVENLARVVNLASKLTTTPSVTEATLENEFEKALFTAEQKLVLTGTSAEKLTALFSLSDLITAFFDNTMVMIDDEALKHNRLSLLADIAAKAGQLADFRRILTK
- a CDS encoding MFS transporter; translated protein: MQHTKLVQLTMCMGIFLCMLDTTIMNIALPAIQTGLGVPLNQVSWALNIYTILFAVFTIPLSRLAEIKGKHKVYLLGLLAFLIGSILSGLAPNLPILIVGRAVQSIGAAILFPVSMTIGIASTAIDKRNHIIAALGITQGLAAALGPVIGGLITQLLNWRWVFFINIPILLLACIFCLTSFNFKNETVLSVKIDWSGTAFLMLALFSLVLALLNLSTWGIYSPEVIGLLLVFISATSLFLWIESKAASPIIHLDLFKNRAFNGAAITTILSNFFMTGVSVLLPTFFSRIQGMTELTAALLLTPLAMMIFIFSPLSAIILDKVGPRWLILSWFHLDECRLFFTLSFQCERFVTSCHHLSFNRLWIRHHSGPYCRLISCRFHWRAFNRIPKRLRCPKANWHYTGNRLIRDWPHS
- a CDS encoding CDP-glycerol glycerophosphotransferase family protein, with the translated sequence MTNDYLVEEIFWDNIYIYFKLNKIVPAEIVISMGHTLRYAAFKMTDDQTIFKINVTNFSHRRFIDRGCYAIGYINEMGLFSQFGISKSINRKIKAGELTKIFPYNQGAKLYTLEFLEENRFLMLLSTFWKDGVKQESLNYQHAKMSLTTIHWQDKTLHLTCSDVEEVSVELISFDKLGVKETFGKTSFKNEVVVDFTRDLKVSGKQYFYLASSGSIGESENIETVTIDDKLATGLAKFDRVIRLSDQMTYLVKLFVESIDDEHMTPIVMIAAVAENSHPEKPSYGLTTALNVWFMNSAYLLFSSFMFFKKRHILILSEVSDTLNGNLDFFKNKLYETGQNLDYKIKVMTRETLKQKQSNYKWLKFIWQFAWANYIFLDNYSPTLNYLKVNKQTKIIQLWHAGIGFKAVGYARFGKKGSPHPYLSSHRKYQYALSPSPNAIEIYQEVFGIGQESFLPYGMSRLENFLDDQKINTVRKKYTKAYEQLKNKKIILFAPTYRGEGQRDAYYNFSKIDFDRLNEVLGDDYVFIIKLHPYTNYSQEFYLNKIDYNENRIRYQQRVLPNLEKYQDRIINLTDQYQLNELLYLTDILITDYSSAYYEFTLFDKPIIFYTYDRILYEETRGVHMSVKSSAPGNVCDTFSEVLDVLQHGNFEMDKISDFRKRYFIEDINQASDKIINKLLNLDIKKDRLSR
- a CDS encoding DUF896 domain-containing protein; the protein is MVTPQDIERINELARKKKTVGLTADEKVEQAELRQAYISGVKSSLRHHVESIKVVDPDGNDITPEKSKKAQFDKGLRDTL
- a CDS encoding CDP-glycerol glycerophosphotransferase family protein: MNILFISRQSDSVPLDFKLIANKLQEEHEVVFSSKRVEFSLGSFLSYIPIFFEQIRLIRHADVVIIDSYCMPVSLFKYPNKPKVIQIWHAIGLMKKTGYSILGKNEGGHGSLIMRFLKVHHNYDYIFASSESCRQSIAELFDYSEDHIIIQTLPRIDNLFSDTYKKKTTKRLQEKYSFLVNGKKNILYAPTWRSDNDELFANVIDWSNTFDHNKYNLIIKFHPKTLKQFYDSGIELADVIVLEKETSANLAIVCDYLVSDYSSLIYEFISLEKPVFYFSFDLDGYVDERDFYFDYVKEIPGDIYKTALDLNRAIDKECYNLEKANQFFKKYVNISDKGCANQIANFIEGLETVN